In one window of Nakamurella alba DNA:
- a CDS encoding DUF6308 family protein — MADEQTAVRIGGVGIDRALALDSARNYLSRRDRFAYPAYDAFASSGGPWRISDADLVAPVLLNAEMNSRVFYALEALRPHMEDWLRHIPVDARLVEAGEPELAQLGELFAVLDGGDIPLKARGAILAKVMHRKRPSFVPLYDRFIDHCYRRAPQAPVPVDMRRTWRDFLPLLGAAITRDLRDSADFFDEVAALATEPLITPLRALDIVAWYAGRTEVGAPIWRAGSPEALAEDEGDEIWIDPDDERP, encoded by the coding sequence ATGGCAGACGAGCAGACCGCGGTCCGCATCGGCGGGGTCGGCATCGACCGTGCGCTGGCGTTGGACTCGGCCCGCAACTACCTCAGTCGACGGGACCGGTTCGCCTACCCCGCCTACGACGCCTTCGCCTCCAGCGGCGGGCCGTGGCGGATCAGCGACGCCGACCTGGTCGCGCCGGTGCTGCTGAACGCCGAGATGAACTCCCGGGTGTTCTACGCCCTGGAGGCGCTGCGCCCGCACATGGAGGACTGGCTGCGGCACATCCCGGTCGATGCCCGGCTGGTGGAGGCCGGCGAGCCGGAACTGGCCCAGCTGGGGGAGCTGTTCGCGGTGCTGGACGGCGGTGACATCCCGCTGAAGGCCCGCGGCGCGATCCTGGCGAAGGTGATGCACCGCAAGCGGCCGTCGTTCGTTCCGCTGTACGACCGGTTCATCGACCACTGCTACCGCCGCGCCCCGCAGGCACCTGTGCCGGTGGACATGCGGCGGACCTGGCGCGACTTCCTGCCGCTGCTCGGCGCCGCCATCACCCGCGACCTGCGGGACTCCGCCGACTTCTTCGACGAGGTCGCCGCATTGGCCACCGAGCCGCTGATCACGCCGCTGCGCGCGCTGGACATCGTGGCCTGGTACGCCGGCCGCACCGAGGTGGGTGCGCCGATCTGGCGGGCCGGCTCCCCGGAGGCGCTGGCCGAGGACGAGGGCGACGAGATCTGGATCGACCCGGACGACGAGCGCCCCTGA
- a CDS encoding aldo/keto reductase yields the protein MTVLPLALGAMNFGTRIDEPTSFALLDRFVDAGGGWIDTADCYSFWNDPSGHGGQSEELLGRWLAARPGVREKVLLATKTGAEPVEPGSFPGRTTGLSPSAVRDSLHGSLRRLGVDAVDLFWAHKEDRDVPVEDSAVAFGELVRDGLTGRVGVSNHPAWRVERARRAAADAEVAPFSAIQLRKSYLSSRPDITVPGEDHRFGALSDEQLDHAAAHGMDIWAYTPLLRGWFDRTDRILAEPFRHPGTERRMDALTEVAVELGVTRGQVVLAWLIGGTPSIVPILGGSSVAQLDAALVGARLELPAELRARLDAAA from the coding sequence ATGACCGTGCTCCCGCTCGCCCTCGGGGCGATGAACTTCGGTACCCGGATCGACGAACCCACCTCCTTCGCCCTGCTCGACCGGTTCGTCGACGCGGGCGGCGGCTGGATCGACACCGCCGATTGCTACTCGTTCTGGAACGACCCGTCCGGGCACGGCGGCCAGTCGGAGGAGCTGCTCGGCCGGTGGCTCGCCGCCCGGCCCGGTGTCCGGGAGAAGGTGCTGCTGGCCACCAAGACGGGCGCCGAACCGGTCGAGCCGGGGTCGTTCCCGGGCCGGACCACCGGACTGTCGCCGTCGGCGGTCCGGGACAGCCTGCACGGCAGCCTTCGCCGGCTCGGGGTCGACGCCGTGGACCTGTTCTGGGCGCACAAGGAGGACCGGGACGTCCCGGTCGAGGACTCCGCGGTGGCGTTCGGCGAGCTGGTCCGGGACGGCCTGACCGGGAGGGTGGGGGTCTCGAACCATCCGGCCTGGCGGGTGGAGCGGGCCCGCCGGGCCGCTGCTGACGCCGAGGTGGCGCCGTTCTCGGCGATCCAGCTGCGCAAGAGCTACCTGAGCTCGCGGCCGGACATCACCGTGCCGGGGGAGGACCACCGGTTCGGCGCGCTGTCCGACGAGCAACTCGACCACGCCGCCGCGCACGGCATGGACATCTGGGCCTACACGCCGCTGCTGCGCGGGTGGTTCGACCGCACCGACCGCATCCTGGCCGAGCCGTTCCGTCATCCCGGCACCGAGCGCCGGATGGACGCGCTGACCGAGGTGGCGGTCGAGCTCGGGGTGACCCGTGGGCAGGTGGTGCTGGCCTGGCTGATCGGCGGTACGCCGTCGATCGTGCCGATCCTGGGCGGCAGCTCGGTGGCGCAGCTGGACGCCGCACTGGTGGGTGCCCGGCTCGAGCTGCCGGCAGAGCTCCGGGCCCGGCTGGACGCGGCCGCCTGA
- a CDS encoding RNA polymerase sigma factor, with protein MISGQGEATIGAGAPSFAEWLQPHWRGMAVLARRLVPGGEWEDVLQEAVTAAWAKWTSFDPGRGSARNWLLAIVADRAHKHHRRRRPEPVADPPDSAGPDSDGSGRLDLDSAFTGLTERQLLAVTLHYFVGLPLADIAVVMACGEGTVKSTLRDARAKLRKDLGEDYR; from the coding sequence GTGATTAGCGGGCAGGGGGAGGCCACCATCGGAGCCGGCGCACCGTCGTTCGCCGAGTGGCTGCAGCCGCACTGGCGGGGCATGGCGGTCCTGGCACGCCGGTTGGTGCCCGGGGGCGAGTGGGAGGACGTGCTGCAGGAGGCGGTCACCGCTGCCTGGGCGAAGTGGACCTCGTTCGACCCGGGGCGGGGATCGGCGCGGAACTGGCTGCTGGCGATCGTCGCCGACCGGGCGCACAAGCACCACCGCCGGCGGCGCCCGGAACCCGTGGCCGATCCGCCCGACTCCGCCGGCCCGGACAGCGACGGATCCGGCCGGCTCGACCTCGACAGCGCGTTCACCGGGCTGACCGAGCGGCAGCTGCTCGCCGTCACCCTGCACTACTTCGTCGGGCTGCCGCTCGCCGACATCGCCGTGGTGATGGCGTGCGGCGAAGGCACCGTGAAGTCGACCCTGCGCGATGCCCGCGCCAAGCTCCGCAAGGACCTCGGAGAGGATTACCGATGA
- a CDS encoding siderophore-interacting protein, which produces MGTRFEKVVLKALRAPDFTLTAVGVTEVTPRLRRVVFSGEKALLPRISAPTSWLRLWIPSGGAVYQRAYTAIDVDPDAGTFACEFVLHEPEGPASRWARTVAPGDTVEATLFGSDAYVDDPVTPALLCGDPASLPAINSILSAAPADRRLTVLLEESHDGDRDMPVRDHPGATVTWVKADDNGQALARAVAGVPDLAAHRCWVAAETGVIKRLRVDLKAAGIGKQSLTVRGYWIKGKAMGTAG; this is translated from the coding sequence GTGGGTACGCGGTTCGAGAAGGTGGTGCTGAAGGCGCTGCGCGCGCCGGACTTCACGCTGACGGCGGTCGGGGTGACCGAGGTGACGCCTCGACTCCGGCGGGTGGTGTTCTCCGGCGAGAAGGCGTTGCTGCCAAGGATCTCGGCACCGACGAGCTGGTTACGGTTGTGGATCCCGTCCGGCGGCGCCGTGTACCAGCGGGCCTACACCGCGATCGACGTCGACCCGGACGCCGGCACCTTCGCCTGCGAGTTCGTGCTGCACGAACCGGAGGGCCCGGCCAGCCGCTGGGCCCGGACCGTCGCACCCGGTGACACGGTGGAGGCGACGCTGTTCGGCAGCGACGCCTATGTCGACGATCCGGTCACCCCTGCGCTCCTGTGCGGCGACCCCGCCTCGCTGCCCGCGATCAACAGCATCCTGTCCGCCGCTCCGGCCGACCGCCGGCTCACCGTGCTGCTCGAGGAATCACACGACGGCGACCGGGACATGCCGGTCCGCGATCATCCGGGCGCGACCGTCACCTGGGTGAAGGCCGATGACAACGGACAGGCGCTCGCCCGCGCGGTGGCCGGTGTCCCGGACCTGGCGGCGCACCGGTGCTGGGTGGCCGCCGAGACCGGGGTGATCAAGCGGCTGCGCGTCGACCTCAAGGCGGCCGGCATCGGCAAGCAATCGCTCACCGTCCGCGGCTACTGGATCAAGGGCAAGGCGATGGGTACCGCCGGCTGA
- a CDS encoding pyridoxamine 5'-phosphate oxidase family protein, with protein MTAPAGALDARFSQPEEPATEWSAVQAALEDAEIFWVSSLQQDGELHVTPLIAVWSEGALHFCTGPTEQKARNLERHPQCALTTGTNAFSGLDVVVHGEAVPLTDDSALTSLAASYVRKYGEDWRFSVKDGAFDSEDGGRAVVFRVEPTTVMAFSKEPFTQTRFRFRDERPA; from the coding sequence ATGACCGCGCCCGCGGGGGCCCTCGACGCCCGATTCAGCCAGCCCGAGGAGCCGGCGACCGAATGGTCCGCGGTCCAGGCCGCACTGGAGGACGCCGAGATCTTCTGGGTGAGCAGCCTGCAGCAGGACGGGGAACTGCACGTCACACCGCTGATCGCGGTCTGGTCGGAGGGCGCGCTGCACTTCTGCACCGGACCGACGGAGCAGAAGGCGCGCAATCTGGAGCGGCACCCGCAGTGCGCGCTGACCACCGGGACGAACGCGTTCTCCGGTCTCGACGTCGTCGTGCACGGCGAGGCCGTCCCGCTCACCGACGACTCCGCCCTCACCTCGCTCGCCGCGTCCTACGTCCGGAAGTACGGCGAGGACTGGCGTTTCAGTGTCAAGGACGGCGCTTTCGACAGCGAGGACGGTGGCCGGGCAGTGGTGTTCCGGGTGGAACCGACCACGGTGATGGCGTTCTCGAAGGAGCCGTTCACCCAGACCCGGTTCCGCTTCCGGGACGAGCGCCCGGCCTGA
- a CDS encoding MarR family winged helix-turn-helix transcriptional regulator, with protein sequence MDPLEAPARTRDLPSFLLTRNALTARQLLAARLDARSMRHAHFSTLAAIDEFGPLSQAELGRRIGLDRSDVTAVIADLEARGLLDRSPDPADRRRNLVLVNARGRTELETLEQIVQQVQDDFLAPLAPDERTQLHRLLRKLAGVPTVDPAGD encoded by the coding sequence ATGGATCCCCTGGAGGCGCCGGCCCGGACCCGGGACCTGCCGAGCTTCCTGCTGACCCGGAACGCACTGACTGCCCGGCAGTTGCTGGCCGCACGCCTCGACGCGCGGTCCATGCGCCACGCGCACTTCTCCACCCTCGCCGCGATCGACGAGTTCGGTCCGCTGAGCCAGGCCGAGCTCGGCCGCCGCATCGGCCTGGACCGCAGTGACGTGACTGCGGTGATCGCCGATCTCGAGGCGCGTGGGCTGCTCGACCGTTCGCCGGACCCGGCGGACCGGCGCCGGAATCTGGTGCTGGTCAACGCCCGAGGTCGCACAGAGCTGGAGACCCTCGAGCAGATCGTGCAGCAGGTGCAGGACGACTTCCTCGCGCCGCTGGCGCCGGACGAACGCACGCAACTGCACCGGCTGCTGCGGAAGCTGGCCGGCGTGCCGACGGTCGATCCCGCCGGCGACTGA
- a CDS encoding nuclear transport factor 2 family protein — MTDHQEIVAVLRRVYAAMDEHRFEDLRELFTDDVTALTPGGRMTGLDQLVAQARRNHRDSDGLQHLIGAELVTVTAPDTAELRANVVAVFATRGAAPTFALGEVYRARLRRTGSRWRICEFGMEPRWKVGERAPVPA; from the coding sequence ATGACCGACCACCAGGAGATCGTCGCGGTACTCCGCCGGGTCTACGCGGCGATGGACGAGCACCGCTTCGAGGACCTGCGGGAGCTGTTCACCGACGACGTGACCGCATTGACCCCGGGCGGCCGGATGACCGGCCTCGACCAGCTGGTGGCCCAGGCCCGCAGAAACCACCGGGACTCGGACGGGCTGCAACACCTGATCGGTGCGGAGCTGGTCACCGTCACCGCTCCGGACACCGCCGAGCTTCGCGCCAACGTCGTCGCCGTGTTCGCCACCCGCGGAGCAGCTCCGACCTTCGCCCTCGGCGAGGTCTACCGGGCCCGCCTGCGGCGTACGGGCAGCCGGTGGCGGATCTGCGAGTTCGGCATGGAGCCGCGCTGGAAGGTGGGGGAGCGGGCGCCGGTGCCGGCCTGA
- a CDS encoding hypervirulence associated TUDOR domain-containing protein, whose protein sequence is MAKDLKKGDRVSWQTHGTTTHGTVERKITSRTEAAGRTVDASEDEPQYLVRSEKSGETAVHTPEALRKA, encoded by the coding sequence ATGGCCAAGGATCTCAAGAAGGGTGACCGGGTGTCCTGGCAGACCCACGGCACCACCACCCACGGCACGGTCGAACGGAAGATCACCAGCCGGACCGAGGCGGCGGGCCGGACGGTCGACGCGTCCGAGGACGAACCGCAGTACCTGGTGCGCAGCGAGAAGTCCGGCGAGACCGCCGTGCACACGCCGGAGGCGCTACGGAAGGCCTGA
- the recC gene encoding exodeoxyribonuclease V subunit gamma: MALHVHRSERADGLVDGLAGVLAEPLPDVFADDVVAVPARGMERWLMQQLSHRLGAVTGERREAGVCAAIRFPSPGAVFAGLVLGTEDDPWSPERAVWPLLEVIDLAATDPWCAALGRHIGAVDAPDSSAPGAVIPVSEGPDAIEERRSRRYSVALRLARLFSSYAMNRPAVIEDWANGGSGDGLGAALPADLAWQPRLWRLLADRIGAPDPAARLAAPLRIDLPQRVSFFGLTRIPAAHRTLLHTLARDRDVHLWLTHPSPAQWGRDAVRHPLLRSLGRESRELEEVLAAGDATHHPAPAPRRSLLGGLQRGIRDDVAPDGGALPPDGTVQVHACHGPARQVEVLREVLVGLLAADPTLEPRDILVACPDIETFAPLLTAAFGLSEIVGEDGHPGHRLRVKLADRSLQQTNPLFGVAAALLELAGSRVTASQVLDLLARPVVRRRFGLREDDVEVLADWVAESGVRWGLDAASREPFTMETVRENTWRAGLDRILLGVAGGPGSMVAGALALDEVGSSEILLAGRLAEAIDRIDAVLEVFDGEHEVQEWLRLLPDAVESLADVPTGDRWQQAQLRRECADVLDHADGAPIRLRLGDVRSLLADRLAGRPTRANFRTGTLTVCTMVPMRSVPHRVVCLLGLDDGVFPRRAYPDGDDVLARDRRPGERDPRTEDRQLVLDALMAASDAVVITYSGADERTGARRPPAVPLGEILDTVRSLTGLEEDELVVRHPLQPFDPRNVTPGALAPGRPFSHDPSAVEAARASVGRRGAPLAFTGTVLPPADVTDVALDELVRMLTAPARAYLRQRLGVWWPDDEEDPDGGDAVAAELKGLSAWKVGDRMLQARLDGVPMEVCRERELARGELPPGRIGVGRVDEFAAEVEELVEGTVPLRSGPPRTIDVDIPLGDGRVVRGSIPGVYGSCIVRVSYSSEKPKQRLQAWIELLALSAALPGGGWTAVGARKATGRPMKAMLPAVDAADAVALLEELVAIRDLGMQVPLPAPPATAAVYAGARLTGEGVVEATRAAEDAWSKKFGDAVTDGNQRIWRTGQLDELTGTQLELGGLGVAADDPRLVGEHTSFGRLARIVWEPLLTRERRMPL; the protein is encoded by the coding sequence ATGGCGCTGCACGTGCACCGCTCCGAGCGGGCGGACGGCCTGGTCGACGGACTGGCGGGGGTGCTGGCGGAGCCGTTGCCCGACGTGTTCGCCGACGACGTCGTCGCGGTGCCGGCCCGGGGGATGGAACGCTGGCTGATGCAGCAGCTGTCCCACCGCCTGGGCGCGGTCACCGGGGAGCGCCGCGAGGCGGGGGTGTGCGCAGCGATCCGGTTCCCCTCGCCGGGAGCGGTGTTCGCCGGGTTGGTGCTCGGTACCGAGGACGATCCCTGGAGCCCGGAGCGCGCGGTGTGGCCGCTGCTGGAGGTCATCGACCTCGCGGCGACCGACCCGTGGTGTGCGGCCCTGGGGCGGCACATCGGCGCGGTCGACGCGCCTGACAGCAGTGCGCCCGGTGCCGTGATCCCGGTGTCCGAGGGGCCCGACGCGATCGAGGAGAGGCGCAGCCGGAGGTATTCCGTGGCCCTCCGGCTCGCCCGGTTGTTCTCGTCCTACGCGATGAACCGCCCCGCGGTGATCGAGGACTGGGCGAACGGCGGATCCGGGGACGGGCTCGGAGCGGCGCTGCCGGCGGATCTGGCGTGGCAGCCCCGGCTGTGGCGGTTGCTGGCCGACCGGATCGGCGCGCCCGATCCCGCCGCGCGCCTGGCTGCACCGCTGCGGATCGACCTGCCGCAGCGGGTGTCGTTCTTCGGGCTGACCAGGATCCCCGCCGCGCACCGGACCCTGCTGCACACCCTCGCGCGGGACCGCGACGTCCATCTGTGGTTGACGCACCCGTCGCCGGCCCAGTGGGGCCGCGACGCGGTGCGGCACCCGCTGCTGCGTTCCCTCGGACGCGAGTCCCGGGAACTGGAAGAGGTTCTCGCGGCCGGCGATGCCACGCACCACCCCGCCCCGGCGCCCCGGCGCTCGTTGCTCGGCGGGCTGCAGCGGGGGATCAGGGACGACGTCGCGCCGGACGGGGGTGCCCTGCCGCCGGACGGGACGGTGCAGGTACACGCCTGCCACGGTCCGGCCCGGCAGGTGGAGGTGCTGCGGGAGGTGCTGGTCGGGTTGCTCGCAGCCGATCCGACGCTCGAGCCGCGCGACATCCTGGTCGCCTGCCCGGACATCGAGACCTTCGCCCCGTTGCTGACGGCGGCGTTCGGGCTGTCCGAGATCGTCGGCGAGGACGGGCATCCCGGCCACCGGCTCCGGGTCAAGCTGGCGGACCGATCATTGCAGCAGACCAACCCGCTGTTCGGCGTCGCGGCCGCCCTGCTGGAGCTCGCCGGGTCCAGGGTCACCGCGTCGCAGGTGCTGGACCTGCTCGCACGCCCGGTGGTGCGACGCCGTTTCGGGCTGCGCGAGGACGACGTCGAGGTGCTCGCCGACTGGGTGGCCGAGTCCGGTGTCCGATGGGGGCTGGATGCGGCATCGCGCGAGCCGTTCACGATGGAGACGGTCCGGGAGAACACCTGGCGGGCAGGCCTCGACCGGATCCTGCTCGGCGTCGCCGGCGGTCCCGGCTCCATGGTGGCCGGGGCGCTGGCCCTCGACGAGGTCGGCAGCTCGGAGATCCTGTTGGCCGGCCGCTTGGCCGAGGCGATCGACCGGATCGACGCCGTGCTGGAGGTTTTCGACGGCGAGCACGAGGTCCAGGAGTGGTTGCGGCTGCTGCCGGACGCGGTCGAATCACTGGCCGACGTGCCGACCGGCGACCGTTGGCAACAGGCCCAGCTGCGCCGCGAGTGTGCGGACGTGCTCGACCATGCCGACGGTGCGCCGATCCGGCTGCGACTGGGCGACGTCCGCTCCCTGCTCGCGGACCGGCTCGCCGGTCGGCCCACCCGGGCCAACTTCCGGACCGGCACGCTGACCGTCTGCACCATGGTGCCGATGCGGTCGGTGCCGCACCGCGTGGTGTGTCTGCTCGGCCTGGACGACGGCGTCTTCCCGCGACGCGCCTACCCGGACGGCGACGACGTGCTCGCCCGTGACCGCCGCCCCGGCGAACGGGATCCGCGAACCGAGGACCGGCAGTTGGTGCTCGACGCCCTGATGGCCGCCTCCGACGCCGTCGTGATCACCTACAGCGGCGCCGACGAGCGCACCGGCGCCCGCCGTCCCCCTGCCGTGCCGCTCGGCGAGATCCTCGACACCGTCAGGTCGCTGACCGGCCTGGAGGAGGACGAGCTGGTCGTGCGGCACCCGCTGCAGCCGTTCGACCCACGGAACGTCACGCCGGGCGCACTGGCTCCCGGACGGCCGTTCTCCCACGATCCTTCGGCGGTCGAGGCCGCCCGGGCGAGCGTGGGCCGTCGCGGCGCCCCGTTGGCCTTCACCGGGACCGTGCTCCCGCCCGCGGACGTCACCGATGTCGCACTGGACGAGCTGGTCCGGATGCTGACCGCCCCGGCCCGCGCCTATCTCCGGCAGCGGCTCGGCGTCTGGTGGCCGGACGACGAGGAGGACCCGGACGGCGGGGACGCGGTGGCGGCCGAGCTGAAGGGGCTGTCCGCGTGGAAGGTGGGCGACCGGATGCTGCAGGCCAGGCTGGACGGCGTACCGATGGAGGTCTGCCGGGAGCGCGAACTCGCCCGCGGCGAACTCCCGCCCGGCCGCATCGGCGTGGGCCGCGTCGACGAGTTCGCGGCCGAGGTCGAGGAACTCGTCGAGGGCACGGTGCCGCTCCGGTCCGGCCCGCCGCGCACGATCGACGTCGACATCCCGCTGGGCGACGGTCGTGTCGTGCGCGGCTCGATCCCGGGCGTGTACGGGTCGTGCATCGTCCGGGTCTCGTACTCCAGCGAGAAGCCCAAGCAACGGCTGCAGGCATGGATCGAGCTGCTGGCCCTGAGTGCGGCCCTGCCCGGGGGCGGCTGGACCGCTGTCGGGGCGCGGAAAGCCACCGGACGGCCGATGAAGGCGATGCTGCCCGCCGTGGACGCAGCGGATGCCGTTGCGCTGCTCGAGGAACTGGTCGCGATCCGGGATCTCGGGATGCAGGTCCCGCTGCCCGCACCTCCGGCGACGGCAGCGGTCTACGCCGGAGCGCGGCTGACCGGCGAAGGCGTCGTCGAGGCGACCCGGGCGGCCGAAGACGCGTGGAGCAAGAAGTTCGGCGATGCGGTCACCGACGGGAACCAGCGGATCTGGCGCACCGGTCAGCTGGACGAGTTGACGGGCACTCAGCTCGAACTCGGTGGACTGGGAGTCGCCGCCGATGATCCCCGGCTGGTCGGCGAGCACACGTCCTTCGGTCGGCTCGCCCGGATCGTCTGGGAACCGCTGCTCACCCGGGAACGGAGGATGCCGCTGTGA